One Curtobacterium herbarum genomic window carries:
- a CDS encoding class II 3-deoxy-7-phosphoheptulonate synthase, translated as MIAGLDHWRTLPIKQQPTWPDPAAAEAASAEIATLPPLVFAGEVDQLRDRLAAAASGRAFLLQGGDCAETFAGATADSIRDRVKTILQMAVVLTYGASTPVIKMGRMAGQFAKPRSSDWETRGDVTLPAYRGDIVNGYDFTPESRQADPRRLVQGYHTAASTLNLVRAFTQGGFADLRQVHSWNKGFAANPANARYENLAAEIDRAIQFMAACGADFEALKHVEFYASHEGLLMDYERPMTRIDSRSGQAYDTSGHFIWIGERTRDLDGAHVDFLSRVRNPIGVKLGPTTSVADMEALIEKLDPEREPGRLTFITRMGAGKIRDELPKLLEAVKGMDATPLWVTDPMHGNGLTTPNGYKTRRFDDVVDEVLGFFEVHRAVGTYPGGMHVELTGDDVTECLGGSEHIDEATLATRYESLCDPRLNHMQSLELAFLVAEELRAHPSVIRG; from the coding sequence CTGATCGCGGGGCTCGACCACTGGCGCACGCTCCCGATCAAGCAGCAGCCGACCTGGCCGGACCCCGCCGCTGCCGAAGCCGCCTCGGCCGAGATCGCCACGCTGCCGCCGCTCGTCTTCGCGGGCGAGGTCGACCAGCTCCGCGACCGCCTGGCCGCCGCCGCGTCGGGCCGTGCGTTCCTGCTGCAGGGCGGTGACTGCGCCGAGACCTTCGCCGGTGCCACTGCGGACTCGATCCGCGACCGCGTCAAGACGATCCTGCAGATGGCCGTCGTCCTCACCTACGGTGCGTCGACCCCGGTGATCAAGATGGGGCGGATGGCGGGTCAGTTCGCCAAGCCGCGCTCGAGCGACTGGGAGACCCGCGGCGACGTCACCCTGCCGGCGTACCGCGGCGACATCGTCAACGGCTACGACTTCACGCCGGAGTCCCGCCAGGCCGACCCGCGTCGTCTGGTGCAGGGCTACCACACGGCCGCGTCGACCCTGAACCTGGTCCGCGCGTTCACCCAGGGCGGCTTCGCGGACCTGCGGCAGGTGCACTCGTGGAACAAGGGCTTCGCCGCCAACCCGGCGAACGCCCGGTACGAGAACCTGGCCGCCGAGATCGACCGCGCGATCCAGTTCATGGCCGCGTGCGGTGCCGACTTCGAGGCGCTCAAGCACGTCGAGTTCTACGCCTCGCACGAGGGGCTGCTCATGGACTACGAGCGCCCGATGACCCGCATCGACTCCCGCTCCGGCCAGGCGTACGACACCTCCGGACACTTCATCTGGATCGGGGAGCGCACCCGCGACCTGGACGGCGCCCACGTCGACTTCCTGTCCCGCGTGCGGAACCCGATCGGCGTCAAGCTCGGCCCGACCACCTCGGTCGCCGACATGGAAGCCCTGATCGAGAAGCTCGACCCCGAGCGCGAGCCGGGCCGCCTGACCTTCATCACCCGCATGGGTGCCGGCAAGATCCGCGACGAGCTGCCCAAGCTGCTCGAGGCGGTCAAGGGCATGGACGCCACCCCGCTGTGGGTGACGGACCCGATGCACGGCAACGGGCTGACCACGCCGAACGGCTACAAGACCCGCCGCTTCGACGACGTCGTGGACGAGGTCCTCGGCTTCTTCGAGGTCCACCGCGCGGTCGGCACGTACCCGGGCGGCATGCACGTCGAGCTCACCGGTGACGACGTCACCGAGTGCCTCGGCGGCTCGGAGCACATCGACGAGGCCACCCTGGCGACCCGCTACGAGTCGCTCTGCGACCCGCGGTTGAACCACATGCAGTCCCTCGAGCTCGCCTTCCTGGTGGCCGAGGAGCTCCGCGCGCACCCGTCGGTCATCCGCGGCTGA